The genomic region CACCAACGGGGTCGATGTTTTCCATACCGCAGATGGTGATGGCATGGTCGGTACCGTTCACGCATAACCTCGAATTCGAGTTCCTTATAGCCCTTTACGCTCTTTTCTACCAGAAACCTGATGCACAGGGGAAAGCTTCAGCGCATGCTTCATGATTTCCACCCAGTTCAAGCTTCGTTATGGGAAGCCGGCCGCTGTTGTGCGCCCAGTGTGAAGGCAGGACGCAGCACAACGGGATAATAACCGATTTCATTTGCCGCTGCGATGGCTTCTTCTACGGAATAATAAAGTAATCTGAGGAGGGGGATAACGGGCTCACCGATGGATTGGCACATTTCCTTAAACAGCTCACGGTCCTCCGCACGTTCGATGCTATCGATAGGAGTCCCCAGAAGCTCAACCTGACACTCCTTCAGGATGCCCTTTTTTCCAGCTGCATTGCCAGATTCAGACCTGTCTGTCCGCCGATACCGGGAACAATGGCATCAGGTCTTTCGTAACGCAGGATTTTTGCAACATATTCCAGAGTCAGAGGTTCCATATAAACCTTATCCGCAATGGTGGTATCTGTCATGATGGTTGCGGGGTTAGAATTAACTAATACAACCTCAAAGCCCTCTTCCTTCAAAGCCAGACACGCCTGCGTGCCGGCATAGTCAAACTCTGCTGCTTGACCGATTACAATGGGGCCGGAGCCGATAATCAGAATTTTCTTTAAGTCTGTTCTCTTTGGCATAATGTTTTGTTCCTCCTCATGTTCTTTTTACCTGTTTATACCTATTATATAGCTATTTCATTTATATAGCTATTTCTATCTGTTTCTATTTTACAGTGTTTCATCCTTCCATGCAATGCTGCCGTGATACATTGTCAGCCTGCAGGCACCAAAAACCTTTTCTCCTGCGAAGGGCGTTGCTCTGCCCATGCTCAGGAAGTCATCTGGGTTGATGGTGTATTCCTTATCCAAATCGTAAACCGTCAGGCTTGCAGGCTGTCCTTCTTCCAGAGGTGTGCCGACACAGAAGCGGTTTCTGGGATTGGTGTGCATCAACTCGATGAGCTTTTCCAGAGAAAGTACGCCTGTTTTCACCAGCTTGGTATACAGAATGGGGAAGGCAGTTTCCAGACCGACTACACCCATCAGGCTCTTTTCCAGACCTCTGCTCTTTTCCTCTGCGGAGTGGGGAGCGTGGTCTGTCGCAATCATACCAATCGTGCCGTCGAGAATACCGGCAATCAGTGCTTCTCTGTCCTCCTCGCTGCGGATGGGGGGTTCATTTTAAAGCGTCCGTCCTCCTGCAGCATGGAATCATTCATGGTCAGATAATGCGGCGCGGTTTCGCAGGTCACATCCAACCCCTCTGCCCTTGCCTTGCGGATGAGTGCCACGCTTTCCTTTGTGGAGATGTGGCAGACATGGTATTTCACGCCGGTTTCCTTTACCAGCTGCAAATCTCTCTCAATCTGCTTCCATTCGCTTTCGGAGCAGATACCCCGATGCCCATGTGCCTTTGCATATTCGCCCTTATGAATATAGCCGCCCGCAAGCAGGGAATTATCCTCGCAGTGCGCGGCAACAATTTTGTTGTAAGTGCTGATTTTTTTCATTGCTTCACGCATGATTTCATCATTTTGCACACCACGCCCATCATCAGAAAAGGCGCAGACATCATTGACGATTTCGTCATACGCCGCCAATTCCTCACCTTTTTCGCCTACCGTAATCGTGCCGTAGGGAACAACCTGAATGCAGGCGGTTTCGCGGATTGCCTTTAGCTGCACCTCCAGATTTTCCCGACAATCAGGGACGGGGTTCAGGTTCGGCATGGCGCAGACTGCCGTATAGCCGCCATGTGCCGCCGCAAGGCTGCCGCTTTTGATGGTCTCCTTATAAAAAAAGCCCGGCTCTCTCAGATGCACATGAACATCAATAAAACCGGGAAAAACAAAGCAGCCGTTTAAATCATAAACGGAACAATCTGCCTGAGGTGTGCGGTTGGAAATTTCGTGAATCATACCGTTGGCGATAAATACGTTGGATTTCATGAATTTGCCATGAACAAATACAGTTGCATTCGCTAGAATATAGTCCACTGTCTTCTCTCCTTTCGTCGCTAACTTGGTTCTAAACTTATTTTTATCTAAATCTTCAATACTATATCATAAAGGAATAGTAGTGTCAAGATATAGTTTTTTCGGAATTTTCCGTTACAAGAGAAAGTGTTTTGGGAATTTGTTGACACTGCAATTTCGTTGTGTTAGACTAAATTTGTAAATTTATGCGGTTTTTTGCAACTGACGGAACAGGTGGGCAACCACAGGGGAGCAAAGGACTTAAGAAAATCAAGCAGTGCAGAACTGCTTTTTGTCGACCGTCTGGGCAGTCTGTTTCTGTAATACGGAAGTAATGCGGAATCGGACTGCCTTTTTCTGTTTGTTCCGTAGGGAAAAAAGACAGGATGTTTTAGATTTTTTGAGGAGGTAACCCATGAAGAAAATTGGTATCGTTATGGGCAGTGACAGCGATCTG from Anaerotignum faecicola harbors:
- a CDS encoding ATP-binding protein is translated as MCQSIGEPVIPLLRLLYYSVEEAIAAANEIGYYPVVLRPAFTLGAQQRPASHNEA
- a CDS encoding carbamoyl phosphate synthase preATP-grasp domain-containing protein, with product MPKRTDLKKILIIGSGPIVIGQAAEFDYAGTQACLALKEEGFEVVLVNSNPATIMTDTTIADKVYMEPLTLEYVAKILRYERPDAIVPGIGGQTGLNLAMQLEKRAS
- a CDS encoding amidohydrolase family protein, with the translated sequence MIATDHAPHSAEEKSRGLEKSLMGVVGLETAFPILYTKLVKTGVLSLEKLIELMHTNPRNRFCVGTPLEEGQPASLTVYDLDKEYTINPDDFLSMGRATPFAGEKVFGACRLTMYHGSIAWKDETL
- a CDS encoding dihydroorotase, which produces MDYILANATVFVHGKFMKSNVFIANGMIHEISNRTPQADCSVYDLNGCFVFPGFIDVHVHLREPGFFYKETIKSGSLAAAHGGYTAVCAMPNLNPVPDCRENLEVQLKAIRETACIQVVPYGTITVGEKGEELAAYDEIVNDVCAFSDDGRGVQNDEIMREAMKKISTYNKIVAAHCEDNSLLAGGYIHKGEYAKAHGHRGICSESEWKQIERDLQLVKETGVKYHVCHISTKESVALIRKARAEGLDVTCETAPHYLTMNDSMLQEDGRFKMNPPSAARRTEKH